The bacterium HR11 genome includes a region encoding these proteins:
- the prmA_1 gene encoding Ribosomal protein L11 methyltransferase produces MRHSASGRSVWEVVIEFHRPEMEEWFVERVAAFRNVGMYWTVRGPILSAHVFTDAPPEARSLWEELARLDPEVQVRQRILKYRDWQRQWQRRWRPIRVGRRWIVRPPWREARPEDRTRLPILIEPRRAFGTGLHETTQLMLRWMETLDLEGRTVADVGTGTGVLSIAAARAGAVKVYALDIDPEAVEEARSNVRLNGLTDRIECLVGSFEKLSDGSVDILLANLELEPLIEAVPAAARVLRPGGVWIVSGIFRDHHDVFQAALRSSPFRITGRRRRGEWMSYRLAFRDAG; encoded by the coding sequence CATCTGGCCGTTCCGTCTGGGAAGTCGTCATCGAGTTCCATCGGCCCGAGATGGAGGAATGGTTCGTCGAGCGGGTCGCGGCCTTTCGGAACGTCGGGATGTACTGGACCGTCCGGGGGCCTATCCTCTCCGCCCACGTGTTCACGGATGCGCCCCCCGAGGCCCGGTCGCTTTGGGAAGAACTGGCCCGCTTAGACCCGGAAGTCCAGGTCCGCCAGCGAATCCTGAAATACCGGGACTGGCAAAGGCAGTGGCAACGTCGGTGGCGGCCCATCCGGGTCGGCCGCCGATGGATCGTCCGGCCCCCCTGGCGGGAAGCCCGTCCCGAGGACCGGACTCGACTGCCCATCCTCATCGAGCCCCGGCGGGCCTTCGGGACGGGCCTCCACGAGACGACCCAGCTCATGCTCCGCTGGATGGAGACCCTGGACTTGGAGGGTCGGACCGTCGCCGACGTCGGGACCGGCACGGGCGTCCTGTCCATCGCCGCCGCCCGCGCCGGGGCCGTGAAAGTCTATGCCCTGGACATCGACCCGGAAGCCGTCGAGGAGGCCCGGTCCAACGTGCGTCTCAACGGCCTGACGGACCGAATCGAGTGCCTCGTGGGGTCCTTCGAGAAGCTATCCGACGGGTCGGTCGACATCCTGCTGGCCAATCTGGAGTTGGAGCCCCTGATCGAGGCCGTCCCGGCCGCCGCCCGGGTCTTGCGGCCCGGCGGCGTCTGGATCGTCAGCGGCATCTTCCGAGACCACCACGACGTCTTCCAGGCCGCCCTCCGTTCGAGCCCCTTCCGCATCACGGGCCGGCGCCGCCGGGGCGAGTGGATGAGCTATCGGCTGGCGTTTCGCGATGCGGGATAG